The following coding sequences lie in one Zingiber officinale cultivar Zhangliang chromosome 2B, Zo_v1.1, whole genome shotgun sequence genomic window:
- the LOC122046328 gene encoding RCC1 domain-containing protein RUG3, mitochondrial-like isoform X3, protein MFGVLPLEGSIPPPLHGLERSSRVFRGYGGFGALGHSVYHSELLPRLIKAPWTEKISHLATSGAHTAAITSSGELFTWGRDEGEGRLGLGSGGGPGEAGSLSIPSRVNALPVPVAAVCCGGFFTMALTSDGHIWNWGANSNCELGRGNNLSDWRPHPIPGIDEHQIVQIAAGGYHSLALTDTGKVLSWGYGGHSQLGHPSVQNQKVPLVIEALADEHVVQIACGGSSSAAITDKGKLYMWGNARDCQLGIPGLPEVQPVPVEVKFLMEDEALGPHHAISVAIGASHAMCLVLRQNSSITDKSLLH, encoded by the exons ATGTTCGGAGTATTGCCCTTGGAGGGATCCATTCCACCGCCCTTACACGGTCTGGAGAGGTCTTCACGTG TTTTCAGGGGTTATGGTGGGTTTGGAGCTCTTGGGCATTCAGTCTATCATAGTGAATTGCTTCCGAGACTCATAAAAGCTCCTTGGACAGAAAAAATATCTCATCTTGCTACTAGTGGAGCCCATACGGCAGCTATTACTAGTTCAG GTGAGCTTTTTACTTGGGGCCGTGATGAAGGAGAAGGTAGGCTAGGCCTTGGAAGCGGTGGAGGTCCTGGTGAAGCTGGTTCTCTTAGCATTCCTTCTAGAGTAAACGCACTGCCTGTCCCTGTTGCAGCGGTTTGCTGTGGTGGTTTTTTCACAATGGCACTTACTTCAGATGGTCATATATGGAACTGGGGAG CAAATTCAAATTGTGAGCTTGGTAGAGGAAATAACTTAAGTGATTGGAGACCACATCCTATTCCAGGCATTGACGAACATCAAATAGTTCAGATAGCAGCTGGTGGTTACCATTCTTTAGCGTTGACAG ACACTGGGAAAGTTCTTTCATGGGGTTATGGTGGTCACAGTCAGTTGGGCCATCCCTCTGTTCAGAATCAGAAAGTACCACTTGTTATCGAGGCTTTGGCCGATGAGCACGTAGTCCAGATTGCATGCGGAGGGTCATCCTCAGCTGCTATTACAG ATAAAGGGAAATTGTACATGTGGGGAAACGCAAGGGATTGCCAATTGGGCATTCCAGGCCTCCCAGAAGTGCAGCCGGTGCCCGTGGAAGTGAAGTTCCTGATGGAGGATGAGGCATTGGGCCCACACCATGCGATATCAGTTGCAATCGGTGCATCTCATGCAATGTGCTTAGTTTTGCGGCAAAACTCCAGCATCA CAGATAAAAGCTTGCTGCATTGA
- the LOC122046326 gene encoding vacuolar-sorting receptor 6-like codes for MGSLRLAAAVAAVLSWVLMPPASGRFVVEKESISVVSPESIKGRHDASIANFGVPNYGGTLTGVVIYPSRGRTGCNAFEDGPFQSKSKRPVVLLVDRGDCYFALKAYNGQQAGAAAVLVADTIDEPLLTMDAPEESDNEFVEKITLPSALITRSMGAALKDAIAKGDEEVVVKLDWRESMPHPDERVEYEFWTNSNDECGDRCDEQVKFVGDFRGNAQILEKGGFALFTPHYITWYCPEAFRASKECKAQCINNGRYCAPDPETDFEEGYDGKDIVVENLRQLCVHRVANESGRPWAWWDFVTDYQARCSMKEKKYSKSCAEAVVSSLGLSLDKVTKCMGDPEADADNEVLNIEQELQVGHGNRGDVTILPTLMINNVQYRGKLERTAVLKAICAGFKESTEPVVCLNPDIETNECLTSNGGCWKNTQLNITACKDTFRGRICECPVVNNVQFSGDGYNSCIAVGPGRCAIDNGGCWNATRDNQTFSACSDSLLTGCRCPYGFSGDGYECQDIDECKGKLACSCPECSCKNTWGGYDCKCRGDLVYIKSEDACIAKNDSKFSLFITLFVLAIVVSAAIAAYVFYKYRLRSYMDSEIMAIMSQYMPLDNHQNGAQPLREDTTI; via the exons ATGGGGAGTCTCCGGCtcgccgccgccgtcgccgcGGTCTTATCCTGGGTGCTGATGCCGCCGGCGTCGGGGAGGTTCGTGGTGGAGAAGGAGAGCATCAGCGTGGTCTCTCCCGAGTCGATCAAGGGGCGTCACGACGCCTCCATCGCTAACTTCGGCGTGCCCAACTACGGCGGCACCTTGACCGGCGTCGTCATCTACCCCTCCCGGGGTCGGACCGGCTGCAACGCCTTCGAAGACGGCCCGTTCCAGTCCAAGTCCAAGCGCCCCGTCGTTCTCCTCGTCGATCGCGGAG ATTGCTACTTCGCTCTGAAGGCATACAACGGGCAGCAGGCCGGCGCTGCGGCGGTCCTCGTCGCCGACACCATAGACGAGCCCCTCCTGACCATGGACGCCCCCGAAGAAAGCGACAACGAATTCGTCGAAAAGATCACCCTCCCCTCCGCCCTCATCACCCGATCTATGGGCGCGGCGCTCAAGGACGCCATCGCGAAGGGCGACGAGGAGGTGGTGGTCAAGCTGGACTGGCGGGAGTCGATGCCGCACCCCGACGAGCGGGTCGAGTACGAGTTCTGGACCAACAGCAACGACGAGTGCGGCGACCGATGCGACGAGCAGGTGAAGTTCGTCGGCGACTTCAGGGGCAACGCCCAGATCCTCGAGAAGGGAGGCTTCGCCCTCTTCACCCCGCACTACATCACCTGGTACTGCCCGGAGGCCTTCCGGGCAAGCAAGGAGTGCAAGGCGCAGTGCATCAACAACGGCCGCTACTGCGCCCCCGACCCCGAGACGGACTTCGAAGAGGGATACGACGGTAAGGACATCGTCGTCGAGAACCTCCGGCAGCTCTGCGTCCACCGAGTCGCCAACGAGAGCGGGAGGCCGTGGGCCTGGTGGGACTTCGTGACCGACTACCAGGCGAGGTGCTCCATGAAGGAGAAGAAGTACAGCAAGTCCTGCGCAGAGGCTGTCGTCTCTTCCCTGG GATTGTCTTTGGACAAGGTGACAAAGTGTATGGGAGACCCCGAAGCCGACGCTGATAACGAAGTCCTGAACATCGAGCAAGAACTTCAG GTCGGCCACGGCAATCGCGGAGATGTTACTATCCTGCCCACCTTGATGATAAACAACGTTCAGTATCGAG GGAAATTAGAGAGGACTGCTGTGCTGAAGGCAATCTGTGCAGGATTCAAAGAGTCTACTGAGCCTGTTGTTTGCTTAAACCCAG ATATTGAGACGAATGAGTGTCTCACTTCGAATGGAGGTTGCTGGAAGAACACACAGCTGAATATCACTGCTTGCAAA gATACTTTTAGGGGAAGAATCTGCGAGTGCCCTGTAGTAAACAACGTCCAATTCAGTGGAGATGGCTATAATTCTTGCATAG CTGTGGGTCCTGGAAGATGTGCAATTGATAATGGAGGTTGCTGGAATGCTACCAGGGATAACCAGACATTCTCAGCTTGTTCA GATTCACTGCTGACGGGTTGTCGCTGCCCATATGGATTCTCTGGTGATGGCTATGAATGCCAAG ATATTGACGAGTGCAAGGGGAAGCTTGCTTGCAGTTGTCCTGAATGCTCCTGCAAGAACACATGGGGAGGGTATGACTGCAAGTGCAGAGGTGACCTTGTGTACATAAAGTCTGAGGACGCGTGCATCG CTAAGAATGACTCAAAGTTCTCTTTGTTTATAACACTCTTTGTGCTAGCAATTGTGGTCAGTGCTGCAATAGCAGCTTATGTATTCTACAAATACAGACTCAGG TCTTACATGGATTCTGAGATCATGGCCATCATGTCGCAGTACATGCCTCTTGACAACCACCAAAATGGGGCACAACCCTTGAGAGAAGACACAACAATATAA
- the LOC122046328 gene encoding RCC1 domain-containing protein RUG3, mitochondrial-like isoform X2 codes for MAAALFRSISFLRSFRYLSTAAEGVSAAGPLLWSHTDVESCAPSSIVQVLSWGRGSSGQLGGGKEEVRFYPSPVATLRLPSNFHLAPIQGCLPSQSSSDPDANVEVGISCGLFHSALLVDGKFWIWGKGDGGRLGFGDEISLFVPSLNPNLEDVRSIALGGIHSTALTRSGEVFTWGYGGFGALGHSVYHSELLPRLIKAPWTEKISHLATSGAHTAAITSSGELFTWGRDEGEGRLGLGSGGGPGEAGSLSIPSRVNALPVPVAAVCCGGFFTMALTSDGHIWNWGANSNCELGRGNNLSDWRPHPIPGIDEHQIVQIAAGGYHSLALTDTGKVLSWGYGGHSQLGHPSVQNQKVPLVIEALADEHVVQIACGGSSSAAITDKGKLYMWGNARDCQLGIPGLPEVQPVPVEVKFLMEDEALGPHHAISVAIGASHAMCLVLRQNSSINKSLLH; via the exons ATGGCGGCGGCCCTCTTCCGCTCCATCTCCTTCCTCCGCTCTTTCCGCTACCTGTCCACCGCTGCCGAGGGCGTTTCCGCAGCAGGACCTCTTTTGTGGAGCCACACCGACGTTGAATCCTGTGCGCCATCGTCGATCGTGCAGGTCCTCTCGTGGGGCCGCGGCAGTTCCGGCCAGCTTGGCGGCGGAAAGGAGGAGGTCCGCTTCTATCCGTCCCCCGTGGCCACTCTCCGTCTTCCTTCCAACTTCCACCTCGCACCTATCCAAGGCTGCCTTCCTTCACAGAGCAGCTCCGACCCTGACGCCAACGTCGAAGTGGGGATCTCGTGCGGGCTCTTCCATTCCGCATTGCTCGTTGATGGGAAGTTTTGGATTTGGGGGAAGGGCGACGGTGGGAGACTCGGCTTCGGCGATGAGATATCTCTGTTCGTACCTTCCTTGAACCCTAACCTCGAAGATGTTCGGAGTATTGCCCTTGGAGGGATCCATTCCACCGCCCTTACACGGTCTGGAGAGGTCTTCACGTG GGGTTATGGTGGGTTTGGAGCTCTTGGGCATTCAGTCTATCATAGTGAATTGCTTCCGAGACTCATAAAAGCTCCTTGGACAGAAAAAATATCTCATCTTGCTACTAGTGGAGCCCATACGGCAGCTATTACTAGTTCAG GTGAGCTTTTTACTTGGGGCCGTGATGAAGGAGAAGGTAGGCTAGGCCTTGGAAGCGGTGGAGGTCCTGGTGAAGCTGGTTCTCTTAGCATTCCTTCTAGAGTAAACGCACTGCCTGTCCCTGTTGCAGCGGTTTGCTGTGGTGGTTTTTTCACAATGGCACTTACTTCAGATGGTCATATATGGAACTGGGGAG CAAATTCAAATTGTGAGCTTGGTAGAGGAAATAACTTAAGTGATTGGAGACCACATCCTATTCCAGGCATTGACGAACATCAAATAGTTCAGATAGCAGCTGGTGGTTACCATTCTTTAGCGTTGACAG ACACTGGGAAAGTTCTTTCATGGGGTTATGGTGGTCACAGTCAGTTGGGCCATCCCTCTGTTCAGAATCAGAAAGTACCACTTGTTATCGAGGCTTTGGCCGATGAGCACGTAGTCCAGATTGCATGCGGAGGGTCATCCTCAGCTGCTATTACAG ATAAAGGGAAATTGTACATGTGGGGAAACGCAAGGGATTGCCAATTGGGCATTCCAGGCCTCCCAGAAGTGCAGCCGGTGCCCGTGGAAGTGAAGTTCCTGATGGAGGATGAGGCATTGGGCCCACACCATGCGATATCAGTTGCAATCGGTGCATCTCATGCAATGTGCTTAGTTTTGCGGCAAAACTCCAGCATCA ATAAAAGCTTGCTGCATTGA
- the LOC122046328 gene encoding RCC1 domain-containing protein RUG3, mitochondrial-like isoform X4, translated as MFGVLPLEGSIPPPLHGLERSSRVFRGYGGFGALGHSVYHSELLPRLIKAPWTEKISHLATSGAHTAAITSSGELFTWGRDEGEGRLGLGSGGGPGEAGSLSIPSRVNALPVPVAAVCCGGFFTMALTSDGHIWNWGANSNCELGRGNNLSDWRPHPIPGIDEHQIVQIAAGGYHSLALTDTGKVLSWGYGGHSQLGHPSVQNQKVPLVIEALADEHVVQIACGGSSSAAITDKGKLYMWGNARDCQLGIPGLPEVQPVPVEVKFLMEDEALGPHHAISVAIGASHAMCLVLRQNSSINKSLLH; from the exons ATGTTCGGAGTATTGCCCTTGGAGGGATCCATTCCACCGCCCTTACACGGTCTGGAGAGGTCTTCACGTG TTTTCAGGGGTTATGGTGGGTTTGGAGCTCTTGGGCATTCAGTCTATCATAGTGAATTGCTTCCGAGACTCATAAAAGCTCCTTGGACAGAAAAAATATCTCATCTTGCTACTAGTGGAGCCCATACGGCAGCTATTACTAGTTCAG GTGAGCTTTTTACTTGGGGCCGTGATGAAGGAGAAGGTAGGCTAGGCCTTGGAAGCGGTGGAGGTCCTGGTGAAGCTGGTTCTCTTAGCATTCCTTCTAGAGTAAACGCACTGCCTGTCCCTGTTGCAGCGGTTTGCTGTGGTGGTTTTTTCACAATGGCACTTACTTCAGATGGTCATATATGGAACTGGGGAG CAAATTCAAATTGTGAGCTTGGTAGAGGAAATAACTTAAGTGATTGGAGACCACATCCTATTCCAGGCATTGACGAACATCAAATAGTTCAGATAGCAGCTGGTGGTTACCATTCTTTAGCGTTGACAG ACACTGGGAAAGTTCTTTCATGGGGTTATGGTGGTCACAGTCAGTTGGGCCATCCCTCTGTTCAGAATCAGAAAGTACCACTTGTTATCGAGGCTTTGGCCGATGAGCACGTAGTCCAGATTGCATGCGGAGGGTCATCCTCAGCTGCTATTACAG ATAAAGGGAAATTGTACATGTGGGGAAACGCAAGGGATTGCCAATTGGGCATTCCAGGCCTCCCAGAAGTGCAGCCGGTGCCCGTGGAAGTGAAGTTCCTGATGGAGGATGAGGCATTGGGCCCACACCATGCGATATCAGTTGCAATCGGTGCATCTCATGCAATGTGCTTAGTTTTGCGGCAAAACTCCAGCATCA ATAAAAGCTTGCTGCATTGA
- the LOC122046328 gene encoding RCC1 domain-containing protein RUG3, mitochondrial-like isoform X1, whose product MAAALFRSISFLRSFRYLSTAAEGVSAAGPLLWSHTDVESCAPSSIVQVLSWGRGSSGQLGGGKEEVRFYPSPVATLRLPSNFHLAPIQGCLPSQSSSDPDANVEVGISCGLFHSALLVDGKFWIWGKGDGGRLGFGDEISLFVPSLNPNLEDVRSIALGGIHSTALTRSGEVFTWGYGGFGALGHSVYHSELLPRLIKAPWTEKISHLATSGAHTAAITSSGELFTWGRDEGEGRLGLGSGGGPGEAGSLSIPSRVNALPVPVAAVCCGGFFTMALTSDGHIWNWGANSNCELGRGNNLSDWRPHPIPGIDEHQIVQIAAGGYHSLALTDTGKVLSWGYGGHSQLGHPSVQNQKVPLVIEALADEHVVQIACGGSSSAAITDKGKLYMWGNARDCQLGIPGLPEVQPVPVEVKFLMEDEALGPHHAISVAIGASHAMCLVLRQNSSITDKSLLH is encoded by the exons ATGGCGGCGGCCCTCTTCCGCTCCATCTCCTTCCTCCGCTCTTTCCGCTACCTGTCCACCGCTGCCGAGGGCGTTTCCGCAGCAGGACCTCTTTTGTGGAGCCACACCGACGTTGAATCCTGTGCGCCATCGTCGATCGTGCAGGTCCTCTCGTGGGGCCGCGGCAGTTCCGGCCAGCTTGGCGGCGGAAAGGAGGAGGTCCGCTTCTATCCGTCCCCCGTGGCCACTCTCCGTCTTCCTTCCAACTTCCACCTCGCACCTATCCAAGGCTGCCTTCCTTCACAGAGCAGCTCCGACCCTGACGCCAACGTCGAAGTGGGGATCTCGTGCGGGCTCTTCCATTCCGCATTGCTCGTTGATGGGAAGTTTTGGATTTGGGGGAAGGGCGACGGTGGGAGACTCGGCTTCGGCGATGAGATATCTCTGTTCGTACCTTCCTTGAACCCTAACCTCGAAGATGTTCGGAGTATTGCCCTTGGAGGGATCCATTCCACCGCCCTTACACGGTCTGGAGAGGTCTTCACGTG GGGTTATGGTGGGTTTGGAGCTCTTGGGCATTCAGTCTATCATAGTGAATTGCTTCCGAGACTCATAAAAGCTCCTTGGACAGAAAAAATATCTCATCTTGCTACTAGTGGAGCCCATACGGCAGCTATTACTAGTTCAG GTGAGCTTTTTACTTGGGGCCGTGATGAAGGAGAAGGTAGGCTAGGCCTTGGAAGCGGTGGAGGTCCTGGTGAAGCTGGTTCTCTTAGCATTCCTTCTAGAGTAAACGCACTGCCTGTCCCTGTTGCAGCGGTTTGCTGTGGTGGTTTTTTCACAATGGCACTTACTTCAGATGGTCATATATGGAACTGGGGAG CAAATTCAAATTGTGAGCTTGGTAGAGGAAATAACTTAAGTGATTGGAGACCACATCCTATTCCAGGCATTGACGAACATCAAATAGTTCAGATAGCAGCTGGTGGTTACCATTCTTTAGCGTTGACAG ACACTGGGAAAGTTCTTTCATGGGGTTATGGTGGTCACAGTCAGTTGGGCCATCCCTCTGTTCAGAATCAGAAAGTACCACTTGTTATCGAGGCTTTGGCCGATGAGCACGTAGTCCAGATTGCATGCGGAGGGTCATCCTCAGCTGCTATTACAG ATAAAGGGAAATTGTACATGTGGGGAAACGCAAGGGATTGCCAATTGGGCATTCCAGGCCTCCCAGAAGTGCAGCCGGTGCCCGTGGAAGTGAAGTTCCTGATGGAGGATGAGGCATTGGGCCCACACCATGCGATATCAGTTGCAATCGGTGCATCTCATGCAATGTGCTTAGTTTTGCGGCAAAACTCCAGCATCA CAGATAAAAGCTTGCTGCATTGA